In Saccharolobus solfataricus, a genomic segment contains:
- the sat gene encoding sulfate adenylyltransferase, translating to MNLIGHGKVEIVERIKTISDFKELHRIEVKRQLAHEIVSIAYGFLSPLKGFMNYEEVDGVVENMRLPNGVLWPIPLVFDYSQNEKVKEGDTIGITYLGKPLAIMKVKEIFKYDKLKIAEKVYKTKDIKHPGVKRTLSYADAFLAGDVWLVREPQFNKPYSEFWLTPRMHRTVFEKKGWKRVVAFQTRNVPHTGHEYLMKFAWFAANENQKVDEPRTGILVNVVIGEKRVGDYIDEAILLTHDALSKYGYISPKVHLLSFTLWDMRYAGPREALLHAIIRSNLGCTHHVFGRDHAGVGNYYSPYEAHEIFDSINEEDLLIKPIFLRENYYCPRCGSIENEILCDHKDEKQEFSGSLIRSIILDEVKPTKMVMRPEVYDVLMKAAEQYGFGSPFVTEEYLEKRQSILG from the coding sequence GTGAATCTCATAGGACATGGCAAGGTTGAGATAGTTGAGAGAATAAAAACGATTTCAGACTTTAAAGAGTTACATAGAATTGAAGTCAAGAGACAGTTAGCACATGAGATAGTGAGCATAGCTTACGGTTTCTTATCTCCATTAAAGGGTTTCATGAACTATGAGGAAGTTGACGGTGTGGTGGAAAACATGAGATTGCCAAATGGCGTGTTATGGCCAATACCATTAGTGTTCGATTATAGTCAAAATGAAAAGGTCAAGGAGGGAGATACTATAGGAATAACTTATTTAGGAAAGCCGTTGGCAATTATGAAGGTAAAGGAAATCTTCAAATACGATAAGCTGAAAATAGCAGAGAAGGTCTACAAGACTAAAGATATTAAGCACCCTGGAGTGAAAAGAACGTTGAGCTATGCAGATGCTTTCTTAGCAGGGGATGTTTGGCTAGTTAGGGAACCACAGTTTAATAAACCATATTCGGAATTCTGGTTAACTCCCAGAATGCACAGAACCGTCTTTGAGAAAAAGGGTTGGAAAAGAGTGGTTGCATTTCAAACTAGGAATGTTCCACATACTGGTCACGAATACTTAATGAAGTTCGCTTGGTTTGCAGCAAATGAGAACCAAAAGGTAGATGAACCTAGAACAGGTATTCTAGTTAACGTTGTCATTGGGGAGAAGAGAGTAGGTGATTATATAGATGAGGCAATTCTTTTGACTCATGATGCGTTATCTAAATACGGTTACATAAGTCCGAAAGTACACTTACTTTCATTTACTTTATGGGATATGAGGTATGCTGGACCTAGAGAGGCTCTGCTTCACGCTATAATTAGGAGCAATTTAGGATGTACTCACCACGTTTTTGGTAGGGACCATGCGGGGGTTGGGAATTACTATTCACCCTATGAGGCGCATGAAATATTTGACAGCATTAATGAAGAGGACTTACTGATAAAGCCGATATTTTTAAGGGAAAACTACTATTGCCCCAGATGTGGCAGTATAGAAAACGAAATACTCTGTGACCACAAAGATGAGAAGCAAGAGTTCAGTGGTAGCTTGATAAGGAGTATAATATTAGATGAGGTAAAGCCAACTAAAATGGTAATGAGACCAGAAGTATATGATGTTTTAATGAAGGCAGCCGAGCAATATGGGTTTGGGAGTCCCTTTGTGACCGAGGAATACTTGGAGAAGAGGCAGAGTATATTGGGGTGA